One genomic window of Marinobacter arenosus includes the following:
- a CDS encoding EAL domain-containing response regulator translates to MAPELTDQPFSNELMARILVVDDEPRLLDTLATLLRDSGYHVTEAHGGKRACELVDTQTFDLALLDLRMPEVDGFDVMAHLTEVQPDCGAIVVSGESSFSAVSRALRRGALDYIRKPFDPEELLATVASVTNKQSLLKAHEHIQLRLEKSEALHRYIVNSSPDIVFMLDDDGHFCFVNSKVESLLGYQPSELCGHHFRHILDDRDVTRGMYALNGPNITADNPRTLEVRLKTRGSRRATRHFEITAFPIDPQTWPHSQATQGGGNGQTARYYGTARDVTERKEAEAFINFQAYHDLLTRLPNRALFKDRLELAITHARRSDQKLAVMFLDLDRFKVVNDTLGHAMGDRLLQAVTHRLEKCLRKGDTLSRFGGDEFTLLLPSIHNHEDARQIAKKLINALRAPFQLGDHEVFVGVSIGISIYPEAGDSMDQLIQNADIAMYHVKARGKDGYRFYSESMSIDSANRLNLERDLRLALERDELRVFYQPQVCSTTNRIVGLEALVRWQHPERGLLYPRDFLPLAEETRLIGQLSERVLDQACEDVGLWIRSGHPDLRLAVNLSPVQVEHPKFVETLMQRVRAHRFPAENLEIEITENVIMNDLEQISQKLRELAAMGVRIAIDDFGTGYSSLNYLHRLPIHTLKVDQSFVKAIRSGDDGACIVNAIVAMAHGLKLEIVAEGVETDEQLEYLRRLGCHQVQGFFYGPARPAAHISRTLGQPTAKAAAL, encoded by the coding sequence ATGGCACCTGAACTCACTGATCAGCCTTTCAGTAACGAGTTAATGGCACGCATTCTGGTGGTGGATGACGAACCCCGTTTGCTGGATACACTCGCCACGCTGCTGCGTGACAGCGGTTACCACGTCACCGAGGCCCACGGCGGAAAACGGGCCTGCGAGCTGGTGGATACCCAGACCTTTGACCTGGCCCTGCTCGACCTCAGGATGCCCGAGGTGGACGGCTTCGATGTCATGGCCCACCTGACCGAGGTGCAACCGGACTGCGGCGCCATCGTGGTCAGCGGCGAAAGCTCCTTCAGCGCTGTGAGCCGGGCCTTGCGCCGGGGTGCGCTGGACTACATTCGAAAACCGTTCGATCCGGAAGAGCTGCTGGCAACGGTCGCCAGCGTGACCAACAAACAGTCCCTGCTCAAGGCCCACGAACACATTCAGCTGCGCCTGGAGAAGTCCGAGGCACTGCACCGATACATCGTCAACAGCTCTCCAGACATTGTGTTCATGCTCGACGACGACGGCCATTTCTGTTTCGTGAACAGCAAAGTCGAAAGCCTGCTTGGCTACCAGCCCTCCGAGCTCTGCGGGCACCATTTCCGTCATATCCTGGATGATCGCGATGTCACCCGCGGCATGTACGCCCTGAACGGCCCCAATATCACGGCCGACAACCCCCGGACCCTGGAAGTTCGCCTGAAGACCCGTGGCAGCCGTCGGGCGACCCGGCACTTCGAGATCACGGCGTTTCCGATCGACCCGCAGACATGGCCACACTCCCAGGCCACCCAGGGCGGTGGTAACGGCCAGACCGCTCGTTATTACGGGACTGCCCGTGATGTCACAGAACGTAAGGAGGCCGAGGCCTTTATCAACTTCCAGGCTTACCACGATCTCCTGACACGGCTCCCCAACCGGGCCCTGTTCAAGGATCGCCTCGAACTCGCCATTACCCATGCCCGCCGAAGCGACCAGAAACTGGCCGTGATGTTCCTGGACCTCGACCGTTTCAAGGTGGTAAATGACACCCTCGGACACGCCATGGGTGACCGGCTGCTGCAGGCGGTGACACACCGACTGGAAAAATGCCTTCGGAAGGGTGACACCCTGTCCCGCTTTGGTGGTGATGAATTCACCCTCCTGCTCCCCTCCATCCACAATCACGAGGATGCGAGGCAAATCGCAAAGAAGTTGATCAATGCGCTGCGGGCGCCTTTTCAGCTTGGCGACCATGAAGTGTTTGTCGGGGTCAGCATTGGCATTTCCATCTATCCGGAAGCCGGCGACAGCATGGACCAGCTGATCCAGAATGCCGACATCGCGATGTATCACGTCAAAGCCCGGGGCAAGGACGGCTACCGCTTCTACTCCGAAAGCATGAGCATCGATTCGGCCAACCGACTCAACCTGGAACGGGATCTCCGTCTGGCGCTCGAACGGGACGAATTGCGGGTGTTCTATCAGCCCCAGGTGTGTTCCACCACCAATCGAATTGTCGGGCTCGAGGCCCTCGTTCGCTGGCAGCATCCGGAACGGGGGTTACTCTACCCCAGGGACTTTCTGCCCTTGGCGGAAGAAACCCGGCTGATCGGGCAACTCAGCGAGCGGGTCCTTGACCAAGCCTGCGAGGACGTTGGACTGTGGATTCGGTCCGGGCATCCGGACCTGCGCCTGGCGGTCAACCTGTCGCCAGTTCAGGTCGAGCATCCGAAGTTTGTCGAGACACTCATGCAACGGGTACGGGCCCACCGGTTCCCCGCCGAAAACCTGGAAATCGAGATCACCGAGAATGTGATCATGAACGATCTTGAGCAGATCAGTCAGAAACTGCGGGAACTGGCTGCCATGGGTGTGCGCATCGCTATCGACGATTTCGGCACAGGCTATTCCTCCCTGAATTACCTGCACCGGCTTCCCATCCATACCCTGAAAGTCGACCAGTCCTTTGTCAAAGCCATCCGCAGCGGCGACGACGGCGCCTGCATTGTGAATGCCATCGTTGCCATGGCCCACGGTCTCAAGCTGGAAATTGTCGCGGAAGGTGTTGAAACGGATGAACAGCTAGAATACCTTCGCAGGCTCGGCTGCCATCAGGTTCAGGGCTTCTTTTATGGCCCTGCCCGGCCGGCCGCGCACATCTCCAGAACCCTGGGGCAACCGACCGCTAAAGCCGCCGCTCTCTGA
- a CDS encoding class I SAM-dependent methyltransferase, translating into MRDKYKYIGPVYDFLSNLYSGKNIHRCKTAMLDVETVQPGDRILFAGVGHGRDAIRAAELGADVTVVDLSETMLRKFGEAQQKEAPHLTIRRIHSDIMKVEEFEQYDMVVANFFLNVFDEDMMVRVLEHLIRLGKADARVVVGDFCYPTGNVVARLFKKLYWYMAVFTFWLFANNAFHKIYNYPEHMQRLGLQVTEKKHFKLLNMDCYWSILGRKQA; encoded by the coding sequence ATGCGCGACAAGTACAAATACATCGGTCCGGTTTACGATTTTCTGAGCAACCTCTACAGCGGCAAGAACATACACCGCTGCAAAACCGCCATGCTTGATGTGGAAACCGTGCAACCCGGCGACCGTATCCTGTTTGCCGGTGTGGGTCATGGCAGAGATGCCATCCGGGCCGCGGAACTGGGCGCTGACGTTACCGTTGTCGATCTCTCCGAAACGATGCTGCGCAAGTTTGGAGAAGCCCAGCAGAAGGAAGCACCTCACCTTACCATCCGACGCATCCACAGCGACATCATGAAGGTGGAGGAGTTCGAACAGTACGACATGGTCGTGGCCAACTTCTTCCTGAACGTGTTCGACGAAGACATGATGGTCCGGGTACTGGAACACCTGATTCGCCTGGGCAAAGCCGATGCACGTGTCGTGGTGGGAGACTTCTGCTACCCCACAGGCAATGTGGTCGCCCGTCTGTTCAAGAAGCTGTACTGGTACATGGCGGTCTTTACGTTCTGGCTCTTTGCCAACAACGCCTTCCATAAAATCTACAACTACCCCGAGCACATGCAGCGCCTGGGCCTGCAGGTCACCGAAAAGAAGCATTTCAAGCTCCTGAACATGGACTGCTACTGGTCCATCCTCGGCCGCAAGCAGGCCTGA
- a CDS encoding DUF2156 domain-containing protein, giving the protein MSDQILALNGLRELADNSFTFAERVGYLKKYGIHSQSFSTLQPGMQYFDVPGVGYLAYMRKWGGTFVLSDPVCAPENFAVILEHFHNRFPNACYVQVSKPVVDFLHLRFGLYGTQFGSESRIDLRKWSLAGKKKQILRTALNQAEKNNITVKERFSDDHTREISEAWIRTRKCKSNEIRFLIRPMEMEYRENERHFYAYQGDKAVGFIYFDPIYRNNEIISYVPNISRANADFRQGIFYTLMAHAMDVFKAEGVPYLDLGLIPLSLDATTEHQESRALKRLLHLVYEKGNFLYNFKGLEFTKSRFRGDGFKTYCCHKRSIPALEFLAMFKLTRLL; this is encoded by the coding sequence ATGTCGGATCAGATTCTTGCACTGAACGGACTCCGTGAACTGGCGGACAACTCGTTTACCTTTGCGGAGAGGGTTGGTTACCTGAAAAAATACGGGATTCACTCCCAGTCCTTCTCGACCCTGCAACCGGGCATGCAATACTTTGATGTGCCCGGCGTCGGCTACCTTGCCTACATGCGCAAGTGGGGGGGAACGTTTGTGCTGTCGGACCCGGTCTGCGCCCCTGAGAACTTCGCCGTCATTCTTGAACACTTTCATAATCGCTTCCCGAATGCCTGCTACGTTCAGGTATCGAAGCCGGTGGTCGATTTCCTGCACCTGCGGTTTGGCCTGTACGGAACGCAGTTTGGCAGTGAGTCACGGATCGATCTGCGCAAATGGTCTCTGGCCGGCAAGAAAAAACAGATCCTGCGGACGGCGCTGAACCAGGCCGAAAAGAACAACATAACGGTGAAAGAGCGCTTCAGTGATGACCACACCCGGGAAATTTCAGAAGCCTGGATCCGGACCCGGAAATGCAAGAGTAACGAGATCCGCTTCCTGATTCGACCCATGGAAATGGAGTACCGGGAAAACGAACGGCATTTCTACGCCTATCAGGGCGACAAGGCCGTGGGCTTCATCTATTTCGACCCGATCTATCGCAACAACGAGATCATCAGTTACGTGCCGAACATTTCCCGTGCCAACGCCGATTTCCGCCAGGGCATTTTCTACACCCTGATGGCTCATGCCATGGACGTGTTCAAAGCCGAGGGCGTGCCCTACCTGGATCTTGGCCTGATTCCGCTGTCGCTCGATGCCACGACCGAGCACCAGGAAAGCCGCGCACTGAAACGGCTCCTGCACCTGGTCTACGAGAAAGGGAATTTCCTTTACAACTTCAAAGGACTCGAGTTCACCAAATCGCGCTTCAGGGGGGATGGTTTCAAGACTTACTGCTGCCACAAACGGTCGATTCCCGCCCTGGAATTTCTGGCCATGTTCAAACTGACGCGGCTGTTGTAG
- the nudC gene encoding NAD(+) diphosphatase, translated as MAISNTGWTPGWTTNPPQAGDQLLAISGSTILKPSEGWFLSWKSVGHQGAGCEAVALGTWDGKPVYVTELADPDLPGLEPVALRDALLLMDEAPADLLSTGFQVWQWWRDHRYCGRCGLETAFHPAERAKWCEPCGIPWYPRLAPCVIVVIRREDRLLLARSSRARHHFYSLIAGFVEPGESLEEAVAREVKEETGLDVANVRYQSSQPWPFPHQLMVGFFADYAGGELVLQEDELADADWFLPGDTPPVPPQTTIAGRLIRAMEHDIARGGGDL; from the coding sequence ATGGCAATCTCGAACACAGGCTGGACGCCGGGTTGGACCACGAACCCTCCGCAGGCGGGGGACCAATTGTTGGCGATTTCCGGTTCGACCATCCTCAAGCCGTCCGAGGGTTGGTTCCTCTCGTGGAAGTCTGTCGGGCACCAGGGTGCCGGTTGCGAGGCCGTTGCGCTGGGAACGTGGGACGGTAAACCGGTCTACGTCACTGAGCTTGCAGACCCTGATTTACCGGGGCTGGAGCCGGTTGCCCTGAGGGATGCCCTGCTGCTGATGGACGAGGCTCCGGCAGACCTGCTGAGTACCGGATTTCAGGTCTGGCAATGGTGGCGTGACCACAGGTATTGCGGGCGCTGCGGCCTGGAAACAGCGTTCCATCCGGCCGAGCGGGCAAAATGGTGCGAGCCGTGTGGCATTCCCTGGTACCCGAGATTGGCGCCTTGTGTGATCGTCGTGATTCGGCGGGAGGATCGCCTGCTGCTGGCCAGGTCGTCAAGGGCCCGTCACCACTTCTATAGCCTGATTGCAGGCTTTGTCGAGCCGGGCGAAAGCCTCGAAGAAGCGGTCGCCCGCGAGGTCAAAGAGGAAACCGGCCTGGACGTTGCCAATGTCCGGTATCAATCCTCCCAGCCATGGCCATTTCCGCACCAGCTGATGGTTGGTTTCTTTGCCGACTACGCCGGTGGGGAGCTTGTTCTTCAGGAAGACGAGCTGGCCGATGCGGACTGGTTCCTGCCCGGAGATACGCCCCCGGTACCGCCGCAAACGACCATTGCCGGTCGCCTGATCCGGGCCATGGAGCATGATATTGCACGGGGAGGGGGGGATCTGTGA
- the murI gene encoding glutamate racemase, translated as MKTDACPRVLVFDSGVGGLSVAASVIRHLPGTELVYLADNAGFPYGDQPESVVVERCCRLISDSLAQFPCDVIIVACNTASTVVLPHLRAMTAIPVVGVVPAIKPAAAVTRNGRIGLLATPATVRRPYLDNLVDEFAGHCQVERIGHPDLVRWVEESVSGTDVPRKDLADAVAGFHRAGVDTVVLGCTHYPLLLEALRDVLPDVEFWVDSGDAIARRVAFLLDEQGKSGEASRDNRASEQPVRAALFSGPAPEGVAAFMAALGLSPMAVCANWPAQACPATTAASV; from the coding sequence GTGAAGACGGACGCTTGCCCCCGGGTTCTGGTGTTCGATTCCGGTGTTGGTGGCCTGAGTGTGGCCGCCAGTGTCATCCGGCATTTGCCGGGAACGGAGCTGGTATACCTGGCCGACAATGCCGGCTTCCCGTACGGCGATCAGCCGGAATCGGTGGTCGTCGAACGTTGCTGCCGGTTGATCAGCGACTCACTGGCCCAGTTTCCCTGCGACGTCATCATTGTGGCCTGCAATACTGCCAGCACCGTGGTGCTGCCTCACCTGCGGGCCATGACGGCGATTCCGGTGGTGGGTGTGGTCCCGGCCATCAAGCCGGCGGCCGCCGTGACCCGAAATGGGCGCATCGGTTTGCTGGCAACTCCGGCCACCGTTCGGCGACCCTATCTGGATAACCTGGTCGATGAGTTTGCTGGGCATTGCCAGGTGGAGCGTATCGGCCACCCGGATCTGGTGCGTTGGGTGGAAGAGTCGGTGAGCGGCACCGATGTGCCTCGTAAGGACCTCGCTGATGCGGTCGCCGGTTTTCACCGGGCCGGTGTCGATACCGTGGTTCTGGGGTGCACACACTATCCGTTGTTGCTGGAGGCCCTCCGGGATGTCCTGCCGGACGTGGAGTTCTGGGTTGACTCAGGCGACGCCATCGCCCGGCGGGTGGCCTTTTTGTTGGACGAGCAGGGAAAGTCCGGTGAGGCGAGTCGCGACAACCGCGCCAGTGAGCAACCGGTAAGGGCTGCGCTCTTTTCCGGCCCGGCGCCCGAAGGGGTGGCCGCATTCATGGCCGCCCTGGGCCTGAGCCCGATGGCTGTCTGCGCCAACTGGCCCGCTCAGGCCTGTCCGGCTACAACAGCCGCGTCAGTTTGA
- a CDS encoding HDOD domain-containing protein codes for MDLAPDLQLPSLPEVTLRALEACHQDESYRTISEIVSVDTALVARILALANSALYRPATRITSVDQALLRLGTRRFHTLVLTAALRQLLFELGGDEWQHLRDFWRHSLTTALTARALATLTRYREPDEAFMLGMLHNIGELIAIKTTATDAKQYFFNHQSDIAAELVTAWGLGPMAADAMRYQQALPNELRDAGHLVKLISLATRLALSDAAGIAAAATVFGLSEELTREINRRISHEVSGMAASLGIPLDDEYHGEVATRKLKQTILRQAMANQALGLANLNGPIDDILSETVNSLTLVTGLPALCFAHSEDNLVLLSGTTGTVPELAVSAKPGGSVLTDAFSSGKPVCLADRSPTVLDRQLLNLLRTPSMLAVPVITANDSPGVFALGTDEKDPTTTTELAALFTRQLSVVLGDRPQTSDADNQQDAIEQEVAREMVRRQIHEVSNPLTIIRQYIYQLRNRLEDAEVQQELDVIRDELDRAGNLLLQMSHTTPTSDHAEGVELNTELKNLSRILEDSLFANGKRHLNVLLCRQPTLLTVGAAPVRQIVINLVRNAAESLPEEGGKVEIRTSAPVWQNNRTWVELEITDTGTGIPDDIRSALFTPVKSTKGEGHSGLGLSIVKQLIDDMEGIIACRTGQEGTTFRILLPAASHKKNETD; via the coding sequence ATGGATTTAGCTCCTGATCTACAGTTACCAAGTCTCCCGGAGGTTACCCTACGGGCACTTGAGGCCTGTCATCAGGACGAGAGCTACCGGACCATCAGCGAGATCGTGTCGGTAGACACAGCCCTCGTCGCCCGAATCCTCGCCCTCGCCAATTCCGCACTCTACCGTCCGGCAACACGCATTACCTCCGTGGATCAGGCCCTCTTGAGGCTCGGCACCCGTCGTTTCCATACCCTGGTCTTGACTGCGGCCCTGCGCCAGTTGCTGTTTGAACTGGGGGGCGACGAGTGGCAACACCTCAGGGATTTCTGGCGACATTCACTGACCACGGCCCTGACCGCTCGCGCGCTTGCCACGCTGACCCGTTACCGGGAGCCCGATGAAGCCTTCATGCTGGGCATGCTTCACAACATCGGCGAACTGATTGCGATCAAGACGACGGCGACTGACGCGAAGCAGTACTTTTTCAACCACCAGTCGGACATAGCCGCTGAGCTGGTCACGGCCTGGGGGCTTGGGCCCATGGCTGCTGACGCGATGCGCTACCAGCAGGCACTGCCAAACGAACTCCGCGATGCCGGTCACCTGGTCAAGCTGATCAGCCTGGCCACACGACTGGCGCTGTCCGATGCAGCCGGTATTGCGGCGGCGGCCACCGTCTTTGGTCTGAGCGAAGAACTGACCAGGGAGATAAATCGCCGGATTTCCCACGAAGTATCTGGCATGGCCGCATCCCTCGGTATTCCGCTGGACGATGAATACCACGGTGAAGTCGCCACCCGGAAGCTGAAACAAACCATCCTGCGACAGGCAATGGCAAACCAGGCGCTCGGCCTCGCCAATCTCAACGGCCCGATCGATGACATTCTCTCCGAAACCGTAAACAGTCTGACGCTGGTGACGGGGCTGCCGGCACTGTGCTTCGCCCACAGCGAAGACAACCTCGTACTCCTGTCCGGCACCACCGGCACAGTTCCCGAGCTCGCCGTTTCGGCCAAGCCCGGGGGCAGCGTGCTGACCGATGCGTTCAGCTCCGGCAAGCCGGTCTGTCTGGCCGACCGTTCGCCCACGGTCCTCGATCGCCAACTCCTGAATCTGCTCCGCACCCCGTCAATGCTTGCGGTGCCGGTGATCACCGCCAACGACAGTCCCGGCGTGTTCGCCCTGGGCACCGATGAGAAGGATCCCACAACCACGACGGAGCTGGCGGCCCTGTTTACCCGACAACTGTCGGTAGTCCTCGGCGACCGGCCCCAGACCTCAGACGCGGACAACCAGCAGGACGCCATCGAGCAGGAAGTCGCACGCGAAATGGTCCGCAGGCAGATTCATGAAGTCAGTAATCCTCTGACCATCATCCGCCAATACATTTACCAGCTCAGGAATCGCCTCGAGGACGCAGAGGTTCAGCAGGAACTGGATGTCATCCGCGATGAACTTGATCGGGCAGGCAACCTTCTGTTGCAGATGAGCCATACCACCCCTACAAGCGATCATGCCGAAGGCGTTGAACTCAATACCGAACTAAAAAACCTGTCCCGCATTCTCGAGGACAGCCTTTTCGCGAACGGAAAACGCCACCTCAACGTGTTACTGTGCAGGCAGCCGACCCTACTGACAGTGGGTGCGGCACCTGTTCGCCAGATTGTCATCAACCTTGTGCGTAATGCAGCAGAAAGCCTGCCCGAGGAAGGCGGCAAGGTTGAGATAAGGACATCAGCTCCGGTCTGGCAGAACAACCGGACCTGGGTGGAGCTGGAGATTACGGATACGGGAACAGGAATTCCCGATGACATCCGTAGTGCCCTGTTCACACCGGTGAAAAGCACGAAAGGAGAAGGCCACAGCGGATTGGGCCTGAGTATTGTGAAGCAGCTAATTGATGACATGGAGGGCATCATTGCTTGTCGCACGGGGCAGGAGGGCACAACCTTCAGGATATTGCTCCCCGCGGCCAGCCATAAAAAGAACGAGACCGACTGA
- a CDS encoding AAA family ATPase, giving the protein MTVKASDNHKLNQPRTIAITGGKGGVGKTSVALNLALTLSRQDNRVLLLDGDTDLANVSIMVGLYPEKTLANVIAGHCRLQDTLLKTDYGLHIVPGASGVQECMDMSPSDSLRILRALSQLESQYDYVIIDTAAGLQAPSLHMIAAAELACIVVTPDPASLTDAFSLIKVIRRRGYKRVPSVLVNMAQGASQARSVFQRLDSAARRHLDLTLHYMGGIWRDETLRQSVLNQKPVALLPVGDPSCRQFHTLADMLNVRLSQLPSRKAGIAAYWHRVSRQQPETKPTPAPAAGPANPRERCLNAVQDLEITLAQTPDNGMLRYEAFTRLFALLGSTPDGDTIEIIQTGLGSLEWEKLSGEERRHLATHLRHLADQIAPELGPETSPVSTAGPSEPVYDRVSFGEQDRLVRALREQPAEISLDQLLRSLAGNDRK; this is encoded by the coding sequence ATGACCGTCAAAGCGTCTGACAATCACAAGTTGAACCAGCCTCGAACGATCGCCATTACCGGCGGTAAAGGGGGGGTGGGCAAAACGTCGGTCGCCCTTAACCTGGCGCTTACGTTGTCGCGCCAGGATAACCGGGTTCTGTTGCTGGACGGAGACACCGATCTTGCCAATGTCAGCATCATGGTTGGTCTCTATCCCGAGAAAACCCTGGCCAATGTGATTGCCGGTCACTGCCGGTTGCAGGACACCCTGCTCAAGACCGACTACGGCCTGCATATTGTGCCTGGCGCTTCTGGCGTTCAGGAGTGCATGGACATGAGTCCCTCTGACAGCCTGCGAATTCTGCGCGCACTCTCCCAACTGGAAAGCCAGTACGACTACGTCATCATCGACACCGCTGCCGGGCTGCAGGCGCCGAGCCTTCATATGATCGCGGCGGCGGAACTGGCCTGTATCGTCGTGACTCCGGACCCGGCGTCGCTGACCGATGCATTCTCACTCATCAAGGTCATCCGTCGTCGGGGCTACAAGCGGGTTCCCAGTGTTCTGGTCAACATGGCCCAGGGGGCCAGTCAGGCCCGGTCCGTGTTCCAGCGCCTGGATTCGGCCGCCCGACGTCATCTCGACCTGACCCTCCATTACATGGGCGGTATCTGGAGAGACGAAACCCTGCGTCAGTCGGTGCTCAACCAGAAGCCGGTGGCGCTACTGCCGGTTGGCGACCCGTCCTGCCGTCAGTTTCACACCCTGGCGGACATGCTCAATGTTCGCCTCTCCCAGCTGCCATCGAGAAAGGCGGGAATCGCGGCGTACTGGCACCGGGTCTCGCGCCAACAACCAGAAACCAAACCGACGCCGGCGCCTGCGGCCGGGCCGGCGAATCCGCGTGAGCGATGCCTGAATGCGGTTCAGGATCTGGAGATCACGCTGGCGCAAACCCCGGACAATGGCATGCTGCGTTATGAGGCATTTACCCGGCTTTTTGCACTTCTGGGGAGCACGCCAGACGGTGACACCATTGAGATTATTCAAACCGGGCTTGGCTCACTCGAGTGGGAAAAACTGAGCGGCGAGGAGAGGCGTCATCTGGCCACGCATCTCAGGCATCTGGCTGACCAGATTGCCCCGGAGCTTGGCCCGGAAACATCGCCGGTCTCGACGGCCGGGCCTTCAGAGCCTGTCTACGATCGCGTCAGCTTTGGCGAGCAGGACCGCCTGGTGAGGGCGTTAAGGGAGCAGCCCGCAGAAATCTCGCTGGACCAATTGCTCCGCTCCCTGGCCGGCAACGACCGTAAGTGA